In the Malaya genurostris strain Urasoe2022 chromosome 1, Malgen_1.1, whole genome shotgun sequence genome, one interval contains:
- the LOC131440409 gene encoding uncharacterized protein LOC131440409, with product MDPPDTFNDQGSSAKAIELRCHMKGCGLLLKGGVDRLDELKYHYRNVHQLNTSSKNVLPFMCSICNGTYLKFYHLKAHILKCHLEYNQETVEDSHSSASLRSNEMDTEYAADNNVSDFHLITNPFFFEPPVTLEQVSLEMLNQITKMHCDVSLPESKIKVFIEGWTTLLKWCQQYTVTIVKKFVEAKGLLYEDSMVIQMFNDLLVPNVYNDVKTIDDNLSYLAMQAKCMVPTPREIIIAKRRKIKHVFTGSKFQSRKQNYKQKVKIEKDVAHYIPLIDTLRLIISNPEARNMICTEDSGNNDMICSYKDSAQYQKHQFLQRFPYALRLSIHIDDVEYLNPLGSRKGKKKLTNISFKIQNLLPAINSGLSRTYLTFMVRSTLLKKYGFKQILEPLIIGNCSW from the exons ATGGACCCTCCTGACACGTTTAATGACCAAGGAAGTTCCGCTAAAGCGATTG aACTCCGTTGTCATATGAAAGGATGTGGACTACTTCTTAAAGGCGGAGTTGATAGATTAGATGAGCTAAAATATCATTATAGAAATGTACATCAACTCAACACAAGCTCTAAAAACGTCCTGCCATTCATGTGCAGTATATGTAACGGAACATACCTCAAGTTTTATCATCTTAAAGCTCATATTCTAAAATGTCATTTAGAATATAATCAAGAAACTGTAGAAGATTCGCATTCATCTGCATCCCTCAGGTCAAATGAAATGGACACAGAATATGCAGCGGATAATAATGTTTccgattttcacttaataaccAATCCTTTCTTCTTCGAACCACCTGTAACTTTGGAACAAGTATCTCTTGAAATGTTGAATCAAATTACAAAAATGCATTGTGATGTCTCTCTACCTGAGAGTAAGATTAAGGTTTTTATCGAAGGTTGGACAACTTTACTAAAATGGTGTCAACAGTACACGGTGACCATCGTTAAAAAATTCGTGGAGGCAAAAGGACTTTTATACGAAGATTCAATGGTTATACAAATGTTCAATGATTTGTTAGTTCCCAATGTATACAATGATGTCAAAACAATTGATGATAATCTTTCTTATCTGGCAATGCAAGCTAAATGCATGGTTCCAACACCACGAGAAATAATAATTGCGAAACGGAGAAAAATTAAACATGTTTTTACAGGTTCAAAATTTCAGTCTCGAAAGCAGAATTATAAACAAaaggtaaaaattgaaaaagatgTTGCTCACTACATACCTTTGATAGATACTTTACGATTGATAATAAGTAATCCAGAAGCCAGGAATATGATATGTACGGAAGATTCTGGAAATAATGACATGATTTGTTCTTATAAAGATAGTGCACAGTAtcaaaaacatcaatttttGCAAAGATTCCCATACGCTCTTCGTCTTTCAATACACATTGATGACGTAGAATATTTAAACCCTCTTGGATCGCGAAAAGGGAAGAAAAAATTGACAAACATTTCATTCAAGATACAAAATTTACTTCCTGCTATCAACTCTGGCTTATCACGTACTTACTTGACGTTTATGGTTCGTTCAACATTACTCAAAAAGTATGGATTTAAACAGATTTTAGAGCCCTTGATCATTGGTAACTGTTCTTGGTGA